CGGTGACATCCTTGCGCAGCATGGCCATTGCCGATTGGAGATCATCCCGTTTCGCACCGGTCACGCGCACGGCGTCACCCTGGATCGATGCCTGCACTTTCATCTTGCTGTCCTTGATGATGCGCACGATCTTCTTGGCGGCGTCCGATTCGATGCCGTTCTTGATCTTGATGACTTGCTTGACCTTGTCGCCACCGATCTTCTCGATTTTCCCCATGTCGAGGAAACGCACATCGACATTGCGCTTGGTCATTTTGCCGGTCAGGACGTCTCGCACCTGATTCAACTGGAATTCGCTGTCGGCAAATGCAGTCAGTTCGCGTTCTTTCTGTTCGACGCGCGCATCGCTGCCCTTGAAATCGAAACGGGTGGAGATTTCCTTGTTGGCCTGATCGACGGCGTTTTTCACTTCGACGGTATTGGCTTCTGATACGACATCAAAAGATGGCATGGTTGTTTCCTCTCGTGCACACAATTGCGCTTGCTTATTGACTAACGGCTCATTCTATCGGACAAAAAACAGGGTGGCTAGGGCAACGCCATTGATGGCTGCGACTATAATCGTCCCGCTATGAAAGATACTTTGCCGATTCAATACGATTATTCTTTGCGAGCCAACAACACTTTCGGTATCGATGCCAAAGCGCATGCCTACTTGCCGGTGGACTCAGTGGAAATGCTCGAGTCTGTGCGGCGCGACGCATCATTGCGCGCACTGCCGCGCATGGTATTGGGTGGTGGCAGCAATATCGTGCTGACGCGCGATTTTCCGGGAATCGTGCTGCATATGTGCGGCAAGGGAATTGAAGTCGTTGGTCACGACATGAACGCAACCCATGTTCGTGCGGCGGCCGGCGAGAACTGGCACGGCTTCGTGCAGTGGACGCTGCAGAATGGCTTGAACGGGCTGGAGAATCTCTCGCTGATTCCCGGCAGCGTCGGTGCTGCGCCGATCCAGAATATCGGCGCCTATGGTGTCGAGATCAAGGATTGTTTTCATGAGCTGACCGCGTTCGATCTCGAGAGCGGGCGGACTTTCACAATCGACAAGGCTGGCTGCGCATTCGGCTATCGCGATAGCATATTCAAGCGTCAACTGCATGATCGCGCAGTCATTCTTGACGTTACTTTCGCATTGCCAAAACAATGGCGGCCCAATCTGCAATATGCCGATGTGGTGCAAGAAATCGACGCGAGAAAAATCGCCACGCCGACTGCGCGCGACATCAGCGATGCCGTCATTGCCATCCGCACGCGCAAGCTGCCGGACCCGGCCGTGATTGGCAACGCGGGCAGTTTCTTCAAGAATCCGATCGTGTCTGCGGCGCAGCGCGACGCGCTGCTGGAACGCTATCCGCGCATGGTCAGCTATGCGCAATCCGATGAGAGTTGCAAACTCGCAGCCGGTTGGTTGATCGATCAATGTGGCTGGAAGGGCAGGAGCCTCGGCAGGGCGGGCGTGTACGAGAAGCAGGCGCTGGTGCTGGTCAACCGTGGCGGCGCGAGCGGGCGGGAGGTGGAAAGACTGGCTTCGGCGATTCAGGCGGATGTGAAGGCGAAATTTGGTGTGATGCTGGAGCCTGAACCCGTGTTTGTATAGGGAATAAAAAACGACGGCGCAAGGCCGTCGTTCTTCACGCAATTGTTGCTGCGCCTGGGTCAGGCCGCCACAAAGTGGCAAACGTAATCCAGTGTTTCGATCGTCTCGATGTCAAAGCTGGAATTGCCGGGGACATCGAAGCTTTGACCGCCTTGGTAGCTCTTCCATTCGGATTCGCCCTTCAAGCGGATGCGGCATTTACCTGCGTTCAGTTCCATCAATTCCGGTGCGCCCGTATTGAATGTCAACGAAGACGGGAAAATCACGCCGAGGGTTTTCTTTGTGCCGTCTGCGAACAGGATGGTGTGCGAAACACACTTGCCGTCGAAGTAAACGTTGGCCTGCTTGATGACGCTGACTTGATCGAATTGTTTGCTCATGGTGTCGTGTTTGATGTCGAAACGGCGTTGTTATTCGTCGCTGTTCTTGCCGAGGCGCGGCAGCGCAACCGACGGGTTTGCCGTCAGCAAGCCGGCTTTACCGTAGATGCCAAGCTTTTCGCGCGTGTCGGCGATGTCCAGGTTGCGCATCGTCAGTTGTCCGATGCGGTCTTGCGGCGTGAATGCACCTTCGCCTTTTTCCATCGTCAGGCGTTCCGGTTGGTAGGTCAGGTTGGCCGATTCGGTATTCAGGATCGAGTAATCGTTGCCGCGGCGCAGTTCCAGCGTGACTTCGCCGGTGATCGCGCGCGCGACCCAGCGTTGGGATGCTTCGCGCAGCATGATCGCTTGCGGATCGAACCAGCGGCCCTGATACAGCAGGCGTCCGAGCTTGCGGCCGTTGTCGCGGTATTGCTCGATCGTGTCTTCGTTGTGGATGCCGGTGACCAGACGTTCGTAGGCGATGAACAACAGCGCCAGGCCTGGGGCTTCGTAGATGCCGCGGCTCTTCGCTTCGATGATGCGGTTTTCGATCTGGTCGCTCATGC
The Noviherbaspirillum cavernae DNA segment above includes these coding regions:
- a CDS encoding YajQ family cyclic di-GMP-binding protein — encoded protein: MPSFDVVSEANTVEVKNAVDQANKEISTRFDFKGSDARVEQKERELTAFADSEFQLNQVRDVLTGKMTKRNVDVRFLDMGKIEKIGGDKVKQVIKIKNGIESDAAKKIVRIIKDSKMKVQASIQGDAVRVTGAKRDDLQSAMAMLRKDVTDLPLEFNNFRD
- a CDS encoding pyrimidine/purine nucleoside phosphorylase codes for the protein MSKQFDQVSVIKQANVYFDGKCVSHTILFADGTKKTLGVIFPSSLTFNTGAPELMELNAGKCRIRLKGESEWKSYQGGQSFDVPGNSSFDIETIETLDYVCHFVAA
- the murB gene encoding UDP-N-acetylmuramate dehydrogenase — protein: MKDTLPIQYDYSLRANNTFGIDAKAHAYLPVDSVEMLESVRRDASLRALPRMVLGGGSNIVLTRDFPGIVLHMCGKGIEVVGHDMNATHVRAAAGENWHGFVQWTLQNGLNGLENLSLIPGSVGAAPIQNIGAYGVEIKDCFHELTAFDLESGRTFTIDKAGCAFGYRDSIFKRQLHDRAVILDVTFALPKQWRPNLQYADVVQEIDARKIATPTARDISDAVIAIRTRKLPDPAVIGNAGSFFKNPIVSAAQRDALLERYPRMVSYAQSDESCKLAAGWLIDQCGWKGRSLGRAGVYEKQALVLVNRGGASGREVERLASAIQADVKAKFGVMLEPEPVFV